In a genomic window of Streptomyces sp. NBC_01231:
- a CDS encoding cupin domain-containing protein: MELLKQPPTMRLPAEWFTGDAYADVIHRGEDPSRLRANMVRFTPGARTAWHSHFLGQTLYIVEGIALVQSRGGDIIEAHPGDVIHTPPGEEHWHGAAPDQFMVHLALWETDDTTWLEHVADDEYHGPRVSTRTRP; encoded by the coding sequence ATGGAACTGCTGAAGCAGCCCCCGACCATGAGGCTCCCTGCCGAATGGTTCACCGGCGACGCCTACGCCGATGTGATCCACCGCGGCGAGGACCCCTCCCGGTTGCGGGCCAACATGGTCCGGTTCACTCCCGGCGCCCGCACCGCGTGGCACTCCCACTTCCTGGGACAGACCCTCTACATCGTCGAGGGCATCGCCTTGGTGCAGTCGCGTGGCGGCGACATCATCGAGGCTCATCCCGGCGACGTCATCCACACGCCCCCGGGCGAGGAGCACTGGCACGGTGCCGCACCCGACCAGTTCATGGTCCACCTCGCCCTGTGGGAGACGGACGACACCACCTGGCTGGAGCACGTCGCGGACGACGAGTACCACGGGCCGCGCGTCAGCACCCGCACCCGCCCCTGA
- a CDS encoding carboxymuconolactone decarboxylase family protein, whose translation MSERKKFAPPAIQEFAPKLAEVTDTVLFGDIWERPGLSPRDRSLVTVTALAALYRNDQIGFHLGKALENGVTKDELIEAITHLAFYAGWPNAMTAMNQLKEIVDKADQSG comes from the coding sequence ATGTCCGAACGGAAGAAGTTCGCGCCGCCGGCGATCCAGGAATTCGCCCCCAAGCTCGCAGAGGTGACCGACACGGTCCTGTTCGGCGACATCTGGGAGCGGCCGGGTCTGTCCCCGCGCGACCGCAGCCTGGTCACCGTCACGGCTCTCGCCGCTCTGTACCGCAACGACCAGATCGGCTTCCACCTCGGCAAGGCGCTGGAGAACGGCGTGACCAAGGACGAGCTGATCGAGGCGATCACGCATCTGGCCTTCTACGCCGGCTGGCCCAACGCCATGACCGCGATGAACCAGCTCAAGGAGATCGTGGACAAGGCCGACCAGTCCGGCTGA
- a CDS encoding helix-turn-helix transcriptional regulator, with product MTSDAHLNELGEFLKARRAELSPRTVGLPDAGGSRRVPGLRREEVAQLSGISTDRYTRLEQGRASVPTPVLAALVRVLHLDDDQRDHLFALAAGDECAPRRRPAQKVQPQLRRLLDELTATPALILGRHMDILAWNALAAALLTDFERVPEKKRNYARLAFTDPAFRELYLDWRTIARSCVAHLRVEAAKCPGDPGLAALVGELSVADADFRQWWAGRPVVGLRVGTKRLRHPLAGDLSLDWDSLTSTADPQQQLVIMTPEPGTPSHDGLRFLASWTADPYQRARDATA from the coding sequence ATGACCAGCGACGCGCATCTGAACGAGCTGGGAGAATTCCTCAAGGCGCGGCGGGCCGAATTGAGCCCCCGCACCGTCGGCCTGCCCGACGCCGGTGGCTCTCGGCGTGTGCCCGGCCTGCGCCGGGAGGAGGTCGCCCAGCTCTCGGGGATCAGCACCGACCGCTACACGCGGTTGGAGCAGGGACGTGCCTCCGTGCCGACGCCGGTGCTCGCGGCCCTCGTCCGCGTCCTGCACCTCGACGACGACCAGCGGGACCACCTGTTCGCGCTGGCCGCAGGAGATGAGTGCGCGCCGCGCCGCCGACCGGCGCAGAAGGTCCAGCCGCAACTGAGGCGTCTCCTGGACGAACTGACCGCCACCCCCGCGCTCATCCTGGGTCGGCACATGGACATCCTGGCCTGGAACGCTCTGGCAGCCGCTCTGCTCACCGACTTCGAGCGGGTTCCGGAGAAGAAACGCAACTACGCCCGCCTGGCCTTCACCGACCCGGCTTTCCGGGAGCTCTACCTCGACTGGAGGACGATCGCCCGGAGCTGCGTCGCCCACCTGCGCGTGGAGGCCGCCAAGTGCCCCGGCGACCCTGGATTGGCCGCACTCGTCGGCGAGTTGTCGGTGGCCGACGCCGATTTCCGGCAGTGGTGGGCCGGCCGTCCCGTGGTCGGCCTCCGGGTCGGCACCAAGAGGCTGCGCCACCCGCTTGCCGGCGATCTCAGTCTCGACTGGGACAGCCTGACCTCCACCGCCGACCCGCAACAGCAGCTGGTGATCATGACTCCTGAGCCAGGGACCCCGTCCCATGACGGACTGCGCTTCCTCGCGTCGTGGACCGCCGACCCGTACCAGCGGGCACGGGATGCGACAGCCTGA
- a CDS encoding helix-turn-helix transcriptional regulator, translating to MNRSPHLNELGEFLKARRAELSPSEVGLRGGQRRRVSGLRREEVALLAAISTEYYTRIEQGRLQASAPLLNEIAQVLRLNEDQRTYLFELAAKERTRPPTSGGRQQVDTQLRRMLDDLTASPAFVIGRRTDILGWNQLAAALWTDFGSYPEQERVFVRLLFTEPWMRELYADWEEVTRLAIAQLRMESARYPGDQRLTALVDELSARDAQFREWWTEHDVAMRGKGVKKLRHPVVGELTLDWNTLTCGTDPDQHIIVWNAEPGSPSHDGLRLLASWAAEQKRTASDTVA from the coding sequence ATGAACCGCAGCCCCCATCTGAACGAGCTGGGTGAGTTCCTCAAGGCCCGCCGTGCCGAGCTCAGTCCCTCCGAGGTCGGACTCCGCGGCGGGCAACGGCGGCGTGTGAGCGGTCTGCGCCGTGAGGAAGTGGCTCTTCTCGCCGCGATCAGCACCGAGTACTACACGCGTATCGAGCAGGGCCGTCTGCAGGCGTCGGCTCCCCTCCTGAACGAGATCGCCCAGGTTCTCCGCCTGAACGAGGACCAGCGCACCTACCTCTTCGAGCTCGCGGCCAAGGAGAGGACACGCCCGCCCACGTCAGGCGGTCGCCAGCAGGTGGATACGCAGCTGCGGCGCATGCTGGACGATCTCACCGCCTCCCCGGCCTTCGTCATCGGCCGACGCACCGACATCCTGGGCTGGAACCAGCTCGCCGCCGCCCTGTGGACCGATTTCGGGTCCTACCCGGAGCAGGAGCGCGTGTTCGTCCGGCTGCTGTTCACCGAACCCTGGATGCGCGAGCTGTACGCCGACTGGGAAGAGGTCACCCGGCTCGCCATCGCCCAGCTGCGCATGGAGAGCGCACGCTACCCCGGCGACCAGCGCCTCACCGCTCTGGTCGACGAGCTCTCCGCCCGCGACGCACAGTTCCGGGAGTGGTGGACCGAGCATGACGTCGCGATGCGGGGCAAGGGCGTCAAGAAGCTTCGTCACCCGGTGGTGGGCGAGCTGACCCTCGACTGGAACACGCTCACGTGTGGCACGGACCCCGACCAGCACATCATCGTCTGGAACGCCGAACCCGGCTCCCCGTCCCACGACGGACTGCGCCTCCTGGCCTCCTGGGCCGCGGAACAGAAGCGGACGGCATCCGACACCGTCGCGTAG
- a CDS encoding type 1 glutamine amidotransferase domain-containing protein — MAKILFVITAADHWTLADGTRQPAGFWAEEAIGPYQVFKEAGYEIAAATPGGVPPTADALSLTADFNGGEEGAQRMRTALREATELAQPLRIEDVDIDDYVAVFYPGGWGPMEDLPDNAESGRLLTEWLASGKPVSLVCHGPAALLATIGPDGTSPFAGYRLTGLSNAEEKLNGLADRAKWLLQDRLVGELGADYRETEPFAPHVETDRTLYTGQNPGSAVPLAQEVLRALS; from the coding sequence ATGGCGAAGATCCTCTTCGTGATCACAGCGGCCGACCACTGGACGCTGGCCGACGGAACCCGGCAGCCGGCCGGTTTCTGGGCCGAGGAAGCAATCGGCCCGTACCAGGTCTTCAAGGAGGCCGGATACGAGATCGCGGCGGCGACACCCGGCGGTGTACCGCCCACAGCGGATGCGCTCAGCCTCACCGCGGACTTCAACGGCGGCGAGGAAGGCGCGCAGCGCATGCGCACCGCCCTGCGCGAGGCGACCGAGCTGGCGCAGCCGCTGCGCATCGAGGACGTGGACATCGACGACTACGTGGCCGTGTTCTACCCCGGCGGCTGGGGCCCGATGGAGGACCTGCCGGACAACGCGGAGTCCGGCAGGCTGCTCACCGAGTGGCTCGCTTCGGGCAAGCCGGTGTCCCTGGTGTGCCACGGCCCCGCGGCGTTGCTGGCCACCATCGGCCCCGACGGGACGTCCCCGTTCGCCGGCTACCGTCTGACCGGCCTCTCCAACGCCGAGGAGAAGCTGAACGGCCTCGCGGACCGCGCGAAGTGGCTGCTGCAGGACCGCCTCGTGGGCGAACTCGGGGCCGACTACCGCGAGACAGAGCCGTTCGCCCCGCACGTCGAGACCGACCGCACCCTGTACACCGGCCAGAACCCGGGCTCGGCGGTCCCGCTGGCCCAGGAAGTACTGAGGGCACTGAGCTGA
- a CDS encoding nuclear transport factor 2 family protein, translating into MSDSPNLALIRRVYESRMAPEVTSEVMAPDFVWDITPGFPNSGVYHGWDSVAKDFFGKTMPNYESFGAVPEEFYADDGSHVFVYGHYHAETKTGNKADVRFIHLWTVRDGKAVSMRQAADSHVLQEALKG; encoded by the coding sequence ATGTCCGACTCCCCGAACCTCGCCCTCATCCGCCGGGTCTATGAATCCCGAATGGCGCCCGAGGTCACCAGCGAGGTCATGGCCCCGGACTTCGTCTGGGACATCACCCCGGGCTTTCCGAACAGCGGCGTCTACCACGGCTGGGACAGCGTGGCGAAGGACTTCTTCGGCAAGACGATGCCGAACTACGAGTCGTTCGGCGCGGTGCCCGAGGAGTTCTACGCGGACGACGGCAGCCACGTCTTCGTGTACGGGCACTACCACGCCGAGACGAAGACCGGGAACAAGGCCGACGTCCGGTTCATCCACCTGTGGACCGTCCGTGACGGCAAGGCCGTCAGCATGCGGCAGGCCGCCGACAGCCACGTCCTCCAGGAAGCCCTCAAGGGCTGA
- a CDS encoding flavodoxin family protein: MSPSDRPTVAVAFHSGYGHTAVVAEAVARGAAGAGAEVVSISVDTITDEQWAQLDAADAIIFGAPTYMGTASAAFHTFAQASTKRWYSQTWVDKLAAGFTNSGAKSGDKSSTLGYFTTMAAQHGMHWISLGLQPGWDSTKGSEDDINRLGFFMGAGAQSPTDAGPEAVHTSDIATAEHLGARVARQAAVFRAGRAALAA, encoded by the coding sequence ATGTCCCCTTCCGACCGCCCCACAGTCGCCGTTGCCTTTCATTCGGGCTACGGCCACACGGCCGTCGTCGCCGAGGCCGTGGCGCGTGGCGCGGCGGGAGCCGGCGCCGAGGTCGTCTCGATCTCCGTGGACACCATCACCGACGAGCAGTGGGCGCAACTGGACGCCGCGGACGCGATCATCTTCGGTGCCCCCACGTACATGGGCACCGCCTCCGCGGCCTTCCACACGTTCGCCCAGGCCAGCACCAAGCGCTGGTACTCCCAAACCTGGGTGGACAAGCTCGCCGCGGGCTTCACCAACTCCGGTGCCAAGAGCGGCGACAAGTCATCCACCCTGGGCTACTTCACCACGATGGCCGCCCAGCACGGCATGCACTGGATCAGCCTGGGTCTGCAGCCGGGCTGGGATTCCACCAAGGGCAGCGAGGACGACATCAACCGCCTGGGCTTCTTCATGGGTGCCGGCGCCCAGAGCCCGACGGACGCCGGTCCGGAAGCGGTCCACACGTCGGACATCGCCACCGCGGAGCACCTGGGTGCGCGTGTCGCGCGCCAGGCCGCGGTCTTCCGCGCCGGGCGCGCCGCCCTCGCCGCCTGA
- a CDS encoding alpha/beta hydrolase has product MVKTVSFRNKAVEIAGHLHLPDDFREDGKFPALVGVHPAGGVKEQTIGAYAKRLAAQGFVTLVYDSSYQGESGGEPRLLEDPTTRVEDARCAADFLTTLPFVDSERMGVFGICAGGGYAISAAQTERRFQAVATVSAAPMGEGSRGFLGHMSPVAEQIGTLEMVAKQRTAEARGDAPLYAPFVPETLEEIDENTPDLLREGYDYYRTPRGQHPNSKGRFLLTSMDKMFAFSAFDQIPELLTQPMLLIAGSRADTKVFSDQAYDLSKGPKELFIVDGATHIAMYDVPEYVDQAITKMVEFFAVL; this is encoded by the coding sequence ATGGTCAAAACTGTTTCCTTCAGGAACAAGGCAGTGGAAATTGCGGGGCACCTTCACCTGCCGGACGACTTCAGAGAAGACGGGAAATTTCCGGCTCTCGTCGGCGTTCATCCGGCTGGAGGAGTAAAGGAACAGACCATCGGAGCCTACGCCAAGAGGCTCGCTGCGCAGGGATTTGTCACCCTGGTATATGACTCCTCGTACCAGGGAGAGAGCGGCGGCGAACCTCGCCTCTTGGAAGACCCGACAACCAGGGTGGAAGACGCCCGCTGCGCAGCCGACTTTCTTACCACTCTCCCGTTCGTCGACTCCGAACGAATGGGAGTCTTCGGCATTTGCGCCGGGGGCGGCTATGCAATCAGCGCGGCACAGACCGAACGTCGCTTCCAGGCAGTAGCCACCGTCAGCGCAGCTCCCATGGGCGAAGGTTCCAGAGGATTTCTGGGGCATATGTCCCCGGTGGCCGAGCAGATCGGAACGCTGGAAATGGTTGCCAAGCAGCGCACGGCGGAAGCGAGAGGAGACGCACCTCTCTACGCCCCGTTTGTCCCGGAAACTCTGGAGGAGATCGACGAAAACACACCGGACCTCCTGCGCGAAGGATACGACTACTACAGGACGCCCCGAGGTCAACATCCCAACTCCAAGGGCCGCTTCCTGCTGACCAGCATGGACAAGATGTTCGCCTTCTCGGCGTTCGACCAAATTCCAGAATTGCTGACCCAACCTATGCTCCTCATCGCAGGGAGCAGGGCGGACACAAAGGTGTTCAGCGACCAGGCCTACGATCTTTCCAAAGGGCCGAAGGAGTTGTTCATCGTCGACGGTGCGACTCATATCGCGATGTACGACGTGCCCGAGTACGTGGATCAAGCGATCACCAAGATGGTGGAGTTCTTTGCCGTCCTTTAG
- a CDS encoding TetR/AcrR family transcriptional regulator: MSDTHTGRPRGRRREADRNDARLIQAAREVFAERGWDAPVSEIARRAGIGMGSLYRRYPSKELLAQRMRIVGMEQLVTQARTALAEEPDPWSAFARFLRDALSAQGAGGPLLPLVGGRLPATDEVTAAAARLQAVLDDLVGGAHRAGVLRADFTSADIPLLLEHLSARIPVTGERAAELHLRYLDLVLAGLRTSAVDAPTGLQGPAPHWAELSELWNAPEG; this comes from the coding sequence ATGAGTGACACGCACACGGGTAGGCCACGCGGCCGCCGACGGGAGGCGGACCGCAACGACGCCCGCCTCATACAGGCCGCGCGCGAGGTCTTCGCCGAGCGCGGCTGGGACGCCCCCGTCTCGGAGATCGCCCGCCGAGCCGGAATCGGCATGGGCAGTCTGTACCGCCGCTACCCCAGCAAGGAGCTGCTGGCTCAGCGGATGCGGATCGTGGGGATGGAACAGCTCGTCACCCAGGCACGCACGGCTCTCGCCGAGGAGCCCGACCCCTGGTCGGCCTTCGCCCGCTTCCTGCGGGACGCGCTGTCGGCCCAGGGGGCGGGCGGTCCGCTCCTCCCCCTGGTCGGCGGCCGGCTACCGGCCACGGACGAGGTCACGGCCGCCGCCGCCCGGCTCCAGGCCGTCCTCGACGACCTGGTGGGAGGCGCACACCGGGCCGGGGTGCTGCGTGCCGACTTCACCTCCGCGGACATCCCGTTACTGCTCGAACACCTCAGCGCACGGATCCCCGTCACCGGTGAACGTGCCGCCGAGCTCCACCTGCGCTACCTGGACCTGGTGCTCGCCGGGTTGCGCACCTCGGCCGTCGACGCCCCCACTGGTCTACAGGGCCCGGCCCCGCACTGGGCGGAACTCAGCGAGCTGTGGAACGCGCCTGAGGGATGA
- a CDS encoding SDR family oxidoreductase, translating to MNATPRPTALVTGGGRGIGAATSRELAARGYRVTVNYFSDRKSAERVVEDIEADGGEAFALQGDVRDPAQAVELLRRTAVEGRLDVLVCNAAPQFTPTPIQTLPWDDFHTKLTGELASVYTLTQQALAIMGAQGQGRIVYVSSAVADGPSVPGMAHHGTAKAALNTFARFVAHEAGPLGINVNVVAPGFVRTEGSAGVPQEIQRRLAENTPLGRVAEPEDVARAIAMLAGEEAGFVTGQILTVDGGLGVARM from the coding sequence ATGAACGCGACACCCAGGCCGACGGCTCTGGTGACCGGCGGCGGCAGGGGAATAGGCGCGGCCACCTCGCGGGAGCTCGCGGCTCGTGGATACCGCGTGACCGTCAACTACTTCTCGGACCGTAAATCGGCCGAGCGGGTGGTCGAGGACATCGAAGCGGACGGCGGCGAGGCCTTCGCCCTGCAGGGCGACGTACGCGACCCCGCGCAGGCGGTCGAGCTGCTGCGGCGCACCGCAGTCGAGGGGCGCCTCGACGTCCTGGTCTGCAACGCCGCCCCCCAGTTCACCCCCACACCGATCCAGACTCTCCCCTGGGACGACTTCCACACGAAGCTGACGGGCGAACTGGCCTCCGTCTACACCCTGACCCAGCAGGCGCTGGCGATCATGGGCGCCCAGGGGCAGGGCCGGATCGTGTACGTCTCCAGCGCCGTGGCCGACGGTCCGTCCGTCCCGGGCATGGCTCACCATGGCACCGCCAAGGCCGCCCTGAACACCTTCGCCCGCTTCGTCGCCCACGAGGCCGGTCCGCTCGGCATCAACGTCAACGTCGTGGCACCGGGCTTCGTCCGCACCGAGGGCAGCGCCGGGGTACCGCAGGAGATCCAGCGGCGCTTGGCGGAGAACACCCCGCTGGGGCGGGTCGCGGAACCGGAGGATGTCGCCCGGGCGATCGCGATGCTGGCCGGGGAGGAGGCAGGGTTCGTCACCGGCCAGATTCTCACCGTGGACGGTGGGCTCGGCGTGGCACGCATGTAG
- a CDS encoding glycoside hydrolase family 3 C-terminal domain-containing protein: MTTPWADPACPRDDRVEALLAEMTLEEKLAQLGSAWPGVERVSGNVAPMQDVFARHTDFTEARKDGLGHLTRPFGTKPVEPREGARQLASLQRELMDSTRLGIPAIAHEECLTGFTTHRASVFPTALAWAAAFNPELVERMAHAIGTSMRQVGVHQGLSPVLDVVRDYRWGRVEETLGEDPYLVATTGTAYVRGLESAGIIATLKHFAGYSASKAARNHAPVSMGPREFADVILPPFETAIREGGARSVMNSYADVDGMPAGADASLLTRLLREDWGFEGTVVSDYWSIAFLRTMHRIAATEGEAGARALTAGIDVELPDTLCYGEPLAELVREGTVSADLVDRAVRRVLRQKVELGLLDADFEPDTAGEDPLDLDPPAHRAIARELAEQSIVLLDNRDGHLPLAPDTGSIALIGPCADDANAFFGCYSFPNHVLPHHPGHDNGIEARTLLGALATELPGTRVAHEQGCPVKDIDRGGFDAAVEAARRADVCIAVVGDRAALFGLGTSGEGCDAEDLSLPGVQDELVEALLATGTPVVLLVVSGRPYALGAYADRAAAVVQAFFPGEEGGPALAGVLSGRINPSGKLPVQIPRTAGGQPGTYLHAPLGGNTQGVSNLDPTPAHPFGHGLSYTTFAYEGFELSAGTIRTDGEVDISCLVRNTGDLPGSEVVQFYTADPVAQLPRPVTQLTGFARVHLAPGEQRRVTFRLHTDRLAYTGPDLHRIVEPGEITVMLGTSSTDIRLTGTVHLTGPIRRVGHARVLHTPTRIG; the protein is encoded by the coding sequence ATGACCACACCTTGGGCCGATCCGGCCTGCCCTCGTGACGACAGGGTCGAGGCCCTGCTCGCGGAGATGACCCTGGAGGAGAAACTCGCCCAACTCGGCAGCGCCTGGCCCGGCGTCGAGCGGGTCAGCGGCAACGTCGCACCGATGCAGGACGTCTTCGCCCGCCACACCGACTTCACCGAGGCCAGGAAGGACGGACTCGGCCACCTCACCCGCCCGTTCGGCACCAAGCCCGTCGAGCCACGCGAGGGAGCGCGACAACTCGCCTCTCTGCAACGTGAGTTGATGGACAGCACCCGGCTCGGCATCCCCGCCATCGCCCACGAGGAGTGCCTGACGGGTTTCACCACCCACCGCGCGAGCGTCTTCCCCACCGCCCTCGCCTGGGCGGCCGCCTTCAACCCCGAACTCGTCGAACGCATGGCCCACGCCATCGGCACGAGCATGCGCCAGGTCGGCGTCCACCAGGGCCTCTCCCCCGTCCTCGACGTCGTACGCGACTACCGCTGGGGCCGCGTCGAGGAGACCCTCGGCGAGGACCCGTACCTGGTCGCCACCACCGGCACGGCCTATGTGCGCGGCCTGGAGAGCGCCGGGATCATCGCCACCCTCAAGCACTTCGCCGGCTACTCCGCCTCGAAGGCCGCCCGCAACCACGCACCCGTCTCCATGGGCCCGCGGGAGTTCGCCGACGTGATCCTGCCGCCGTTCGAGACGGCGATACGGGAGGGCGGCGCCCGCTCGGTCATGAACTCGTACGCCGATGTGGACGGCATGCCGGCCGGGGCCGACGCCTCCCTGCTCACCCGACTGCTGCGCGAGGACTGGGGATTCGAGGGCACGGTCGTCTCCGACTACTGGTCCATCGCCTTCCTGCGCACCATGCACCGCATCGCCGCCACCGAGGGCGAGGCCGGCGCCCGCGCCCTCACCGCGGGCATCGACGTGGAACTCCCCGACACCCTCTGCTACGGCGAGCCCCTCGCCGAACTCGTCCGCGAGGGAACCGTCTCGGCGGACCTCGTCGACCGGGCCGTACGGCGCGTACTGCGCCAGAAGGTCGAACTGGGCCTGCTGGACGCCGACTTCGAGCCGGACACGGCAGGAGAGGATCCCCTCGACCTGGACCCGCCCGCGCACCGGGCGATCGCCCGCGAACTGGCCGAGCAGAGCATCGTGCTGCTCGACAACCGGGACGGACACCTCCCCCTGGCTCCGGACACCGGATCCATCGCCCTCATCGGGCCGTGTGCCGACGACGCCAACGCCTTCTTCGGCTGCTACTCCTTTCCCAATCACGTCCTCCCCCACCACCCGGGCCACGACAACGGCATCGAGGCCCGCACACTGCTGGGCGCCCTGGCCACGGAACTGCCGGGCACCCGTGTCGCGCACGAACAGGGCTGCCCCGTCAAGGACATCGACCGCGGCGGATTCGACGCGGCGGTGGAGGCGGCCCGGCGTGCGGACGTCTGCATCGCCGTGGTCGGTGACCGCGCGGCCCTCTTCGGCCTCGGCACCTCCGGCGAGGGCTGCGACGCGGAGGACCTCTCCCTGCCGGGCGTCCAGGACGAACTCGTCGAGGCCCTGCTGGCCACCGGCACCCCGGTCGTCCTTCTCGTCGTCTCCGGCCGCCCGTACGCGCTGGGTGCCTACGCCGACCGCGCGGCCGCCGTCGTGCAGGCCTTCTTCCCCGGCGAGGAGGGCGGCCCGGCCCTTGCCGGAGTGCTCTCCGGGCGCATCAATCCGTCGGGCAAGCTGCCGGTGCAGATCCCGCGGACGGCGGGCGGCCAGCCCGGCACCTACCTGCACGCCCCGCTCGGGGGCAACACCCAGGGCGTCAGCAACCTCGACCCCACGCCGGCCCACCCCTTCGGGCACGGACTGTCGTACACGACGTTCGCGTACGAGGGGTTCGAACTGAGCGCCGGAACGATTCGCACCGACGGCGAGGTCGACATCAGCTGCCTGGTCCGCAACACCGGCGACCTCCCCGGCTCCGAGGTCGTCCAGTTCTACACCGCTGACCCCGTCGCCCAACTCCCCCGCCCGGTGACCCAGTTGACGGGTTTCGCCCGTGTCCACCTCGCCCCCGGCGAACAGCGCAGGGTCACCTTCCGCCTGCACACCGACCGCCTCGCCTACACCGGACCCGATCTGCACCGCATCGTCGAGCCCGGCGAGATCACCGTCATGCTCGGTACCTCCAGCACCGACATCCGGCTCACCGGCACGGTCCACCTCACCGGTCCGATCCGCCGCGTCGGGCACGCGAGGGTTCTGCACACTCCGACGCGTATCGGCTGA
- a CDS encoding LacI family DNA-binding transcriptional regulator, with protein sequence MAKRVVERTTLTGIAEAAGVSVATVSKVVNGRSDVSPETRARVERLLVEHDYVARGPGGAQSPVRTIDLTFDQLVNPNNLVITQGVTEAAAEAGVDVVIGTAPDDPLGAAWARKIINAGREGVILVTSELTARQRAQFAQHDIPLVLIDPMNVPDESVPSIGATNFSGGMAATEHLLKLGHRRIAMIEGRHDAVCNTARLHGYQAALTGAGLTPDPLLIKRGAFRFEPAYQAALELFTLDEPPTAVFAGNDLEAFGVIEAARVHGLRVPDDVSVVGFDDTAAARTSAPPLTTVRQPFIEIGRAALRTLLRLAAGEPLDSHRVELATQLVVRASTAPPSTHS encoded by the coding sequence ATGGCGAAGAGAGTCGTCGAGCGGACGACCCTGACCGGCATCGCCGAGGCGGCAGGGGTCTCGGTGGCCACCGTCTCCAAGGTGGTCAACGGCCGCAGTGACGTCTCGCCCGAGACCCGGGCGCGTGTCGAGCGGCTGCTGGTCGAGCACGACTACGTGGCTCGCGGGCCGGGCGGTGCGCAGTCGCCGGTGCGCACGATCGACCTGACCTTCGACCAACTGGTCAACCCCAACAACCTGGTGATCACGCAGGGTGTGACGGAGGCCGCGGCCGAGGCCGGGGTCGATGTCGTCATCGGTACGGCGCCCGACGACCCGCTGGGCGCCGCCTGGGCCCGGAAGATCATCAACGCCGGGCGGGAGGGCGTCATCCTGGTGACGTCCGAGCTGACCGCCCGGCAGCGGGCGCAGTTCGCCCAGCACGACATCCCGCTCGTGCTCATCGACCCGATGAACGTGCCGGACGAGAGCGTGCCGAGCATCGGCGCGACGAACTTCAGCGGTGGCATGGCGGCGACCGAGCACCTGCTGAAGCTCGGCCACCGGCGGATCGCGATGATCGAGGGCCGGCACGACGCCGTCTGCAACACCGCCCGCCTGCACGGCTACCAGGCCGCGCTCACCGGCGCCGGCCTCACCCCCGATCCCCTGCTCATCAAGCGCGGGGCCTTCCGGTTCGAACCCGCCTACCAGGCAGCCCTGGAACTCTTCACCCTGGACGAGCCGCCCACCGCCGTGTTCGCCGGCAACGATCTGGAGGCGTTCGGCGTCATCGAGGCCGCCCGTGTCCACGGGCTACGGGTGCCGGACGACGTCAGCGTCGTCGGCTTCGACGACACCGCCGCGGCCCGCACCTCCGCCCCGCCCCTGACCACCGTCCGGCAGCCGTTCATCGAGATCGGCCGTGCCGCGCTGCGCACGCTGCTCCGCCTCGCCGCCGGCGAGCCCCTGGACAGCCACCGGGTGGAGCTGGCCACCCAGTTGGTGGTGCGGGCCTCGACCGCCCCACCGTCCACCCACTCCTGA